A window of Lytechinus pictus isolate F3 Inbred chromosome 7, Lp3.0, whole genome shotgun sequence contains these coding sequences:
- the LOC129264643 gene encoding cytochrome P450 2U1-like, which translates to MLNKVNKGRGIANEQPSKKWQAYRKAWSKVTRGLTSHDLNMEAKISRDINSIIATLKSSQGRPIDVSKVVHMALCNIICSLCFGKSFSYDDPDFQKLLKMADQFFRYLSSASAVNFFPILWYLPLKANRAVTEGYEGIFAFVKKLVEEKQDGQWKSEAHGFIDVCLDEAKSKNCGGLRKKSNKMSADIQDKNNDRRGLKRTVVNGECDFISNKDFQVRDNMAHEEIDKKEKDALETPDEYNQQAICEDVTYVATDMFIGGAETTHAGVMWGLVFMVLYPDIQAKVQKELDDVAGDSLPVWSDRHRLPYTQACLQEILRLGNVIPIAIPHVTTSDVTLSNGCHLPRGTTVLSNLYSCHMDPTAWKTPEEFQPERFLDCEGKLKRFDHFMPFSLGRRMCLGEQLAHMELYLAFTHILIMFDVSLAPNERQPSLDGRPGITHSPYHFKICAVSRKS; encoded by the exons ATGTTGAACAAGGTTAATAAAGGAAGAG GTATAGCCAATGAGCAACCTTCCAAGAAATGGCAAGCCTATCGCAAGgcatggtcaaaggtcactcgAGGCTTGACCTCACATGACCTCAACATGGAGGCAAAGATATCACGTGACATCAACTCCATCATAGCCACTTTAAAGTCCAGTCAAGGACGGCCAATAGATGTCTCCAAGGTGGTACACATGGCTCTTTGTAACATTATCTGCTCTCTGTGCTTCGGGAAGAGCTTCTCCTATGATGATCCCGACTTTCAGAAACTACTCAAGATGGCAGACCAGTTCTTCCGTTATCTTTCTAGTGCCAGTGCCGTTAATTTCTTCCCAATTCTCTGGTATTTGCCACTGAAGGCCAACAGGGCTGTGACTGAGGGTTATGAAGGGATCTTTGCCTTCGTGAAGAAACTCGTAGAGGAAAAACAGGATGGACAATGGAAGAGTGAAGCCCATGGGTTTATTGACGTGTGCTTGGATGAAGCAAAGTCTAAGAACTGCGGTGGTCTTAgaaagaaatcaaacaaaatgtcCGCAGATatacaagacaaaaataatgatcgAAGAGGACTCAAAAGAACTGTAGTAAATGGAGAATGTGATTTCATATCTAACAAAGATTTCCAAGTACGTGACAACATGGCCCATGAAGAAATAgacaagaaagagaaagatgcCCTTGAAACACCTGATGAGTATAATCAACAAGCCATCTGTGAAGACGTAACATATGTAGCAACGGATATGTTCATAGGAGGGGCGGAAACAACGCATGCTGGTGTGATGTGGGGCCTTGTCTTCATGGTTCTCTACCCAGACATTCAGGCTAAGGTCCAGAAAGAACTTGATGATGTGGCGGGGGACAGTCTGCCAGTCTGGAGCGATAGACATCGTCTACCATACACACAG GCCTGTCTGCAGGAGATCCTACGCCTTGGCAATGTCATCCCCATCGCAATCCCTCATGTGACCACCAGTGATGTCACATTATCTAATGGATGTCATCTTCCTAGAGGAACAACTGTCTTGTCCAACCTCTACTCATGTCACATGGATCCTACAGCGTGGAAAACCCCAGAAGAATTTCAACCAGAGAGGTTCCTTGACTGCGAGGGAAAACTGAAACGATTTGACCACTTCATGCCATTTTCATTAG GTCGTCGCATGTGCCTTGGGGAACAGTTAGCTCACATGGAGCTTTACCTTGCATTCACACATATTCTTATCATGTTTGATGTCAGCCTTGCTCCGAACGAACGCCAACCAAGTCTTGACGGCCGCCCTGGGATAACACACAGTCCATACCATTTCAAAATATGTGCAGTGTCAAGAAAatcttga